The Trichocoleus desertorum ATA4-8-CV12 genome includes the window GAGCAGGCAGCTCTCACGGGTATGATGTCGTTGATCCCAGCCAACTCAACCCAGAGTTAGGTCCAACTGAAGCTTTTGAAACGTTGGTGCAAGAACTGCAACAGCACAACATGGGGTGGCTGCAAGACATTGTGCCCAACCACATGGCTTACGACAGCGAAAACCATTACCTCATGGATGTGCTGGAGAATGGCCCCACATCGGAGTATGTAGAGTATTTCGATATCGCCTGGAACTTTCCTTTTGATGAGAATAAAGACCGAATTTTAACGCCCTTGTTAGGAGATTTTTATGGGCGCTGTCTAGAGAATGGGCAAATTCAGCTTGATTATGATGCAACTGGATTAAGCGTTAATTATTACAGCTTAAAAATACCCCTCAAGCTAGAATCCTACGCCCAGTTCATTACCCACAATCTGGGACGGCTTACTAGAGCTTTAGGTAGACAAAATCCCGATTTTGTGAAGCTGCTTGGCATTCTTTACCTACTTAAAAACGTCCCTTTGGAAGCCACGGGTAAACAGCGGCAAGATCAAATTGCTTTTGTGAAAGGTTTGCTGTGGGAGCTTTACAACAGTAATGAGGAAGTAAAAGCGTTCATTGAGCAAAACATCCAAGATTTCAATGGTGAAGCTGGTAATCCGGAAAGCTTTAATCTTTTAGACAGTTTGCTTTCTGATCAGTTCTTTAGGCTTTCGTTCTGGAAAGTGGGAGCGGAAGAGATTAACTATCGTCGATTTTTTACAGTCAATGAGTTGATTTCCATTCGAGTTGAAGAGTTAAAAGTATTCAATAACACTCATAATCTCATTTGTAAGCTCGTAGAAGAAGGTAAGTTTACTGGGTTGAGAATTGACCATATTGATGGTCTATATAATCCCCTCCAGTACTTAGAGCGTCTCCGAGAAAAAACAGGTGATACCTATATCACTGTAGAAAAGATTTTGGAGTCAGGGGAGGAATTGCCCCGTGATTGGCCGATTGAAGGGACATCGGGGTATGACTACTTGAATTATGTCAGCGGAATTTTCTGCAAGGCTGAAAACGAGTCAAGATTTGATGAAATCTACGCGAAGCTGACTCGTTTTAGGTCTACCTATGCTGATCTGGTCAATGAAAACAAGCGGCTGATTTTAGAGAAAAACTTAGCGGGAGATATCGAGAACTTAACACAGCTGCTGAAAAATATTTCAGGTAAATACCGTTATGGCAACGATTTCACGATTAACGGTCTCAAGCGAGCGTTGGCAGAAATCTTGACCATCTTCCCCATTTACCGTACCTATGTGACTCAGGAGGGCTTTTCTGAGCGCGATCGCCCCTATATTACGGAAGTGATTGACAGTGCCAAGGAGCGGGTGCCACTCCTGCAAAATGAGCTGAACTTCATTGAAAAACTGTTGCTCTTAGATTACGAAGACTCCCTAACCCAAGCGGAGAAAGATTATTGGCTGTACTTTGTCATGCGGATGCAGCAGTACACAGGCCCCTTGATGGCCAAAGGAGTTGAAGATACGACTCTGTATGTCTATAACCGCCTTGTCTCCCTAAATGAAGTCGGTGGAGACCCCAGCCACTTTGGGTTGTCTTTAGAGGCTTTCCACGAATTTAATCAAAAACGGCAAGCCAAATGGCCCCATGCCATGAATGCCACGGCTACCCATGACACCAAGCGTGGAGAAGATATGCGGGCGCGGCTAAACGTCCTCTCAGAAATCCCGGACGAGTGGGAGCAGCAAGTGACTCATTGGAGCCAGATGAACCGCTCCCAGAAAGTGCGCCGTCAGCGTGAGATCATGCCCGATGACAATGATGAGTACTTCTTCTACCAAACTGTGGTGGGAGCTTTTCCTTTTCAAACAGATGAGTTTGAGCAGTTTGTAGGGCGGGTAAAAGACTATGTGATTAAAGCGGTACGGGAAGCCAAAGTTCATACCGCTTGGCTGCGACCAGATGCCGAATATGAAAATGCCTTTTCTCAGTTTGTAGACTCGGTTTTGCAACCTGCGGAGGACAATCCTTTTCTTAAAGAGTTGCGTCCCTTCCAGCAGCGAGTGGCTTACTATGGCATGTTCAATTCCTTATCCCAAACCTTGCTCAAACTGGCTTCTCCAGGTATCCCTGACTTGTACCAAGGAACGGAGTTCTGGGAGTTGAGTTTGGTGGACCCGGATAACCGCCGTCCAGTGAACTTTGAGCAGCGCCAAGCTTATTTGGAAGATCTTAAGCAGAAAATTGCCACTAATGTTCCGGATCTAATTTCCGAGTTGTTAGACTCTAAAGAAGATGGCCGTATTAAGCTGTTTCTGACTTTTCAAGGGTTACAGGCTAGAAACCAAGCGGTTGAACTATTCCGCGATGGAGATTATCTACCGCTGAAGGTAACGGGGCAGTGGCAGAATCATGTAGTGGCGTTTGCTCGACGGTATCAAGACCAAATGGCGATCGCGATCGCGCCTCGGTTTTTAACAGAGATGATTCAACCCGGTGAGTATCCGCTGACGCAACAGGTTTGGCAAGATACAGCGATCGAGTTGCCGTCTGGTGCCCCGACTAGATGGCGAAATGCCCTGACGGCTCAATCTCTAGAGGCGAATAGCACGTTACTAGTTGGGGAAGTGCTGCAACATTTCCCTGTGGCATTATTGCTGAGCTAGAAAAAATGGGGGCACTTGCCCCCAATGACTTAGATTGACTTAGATTGATGAACTCACGATTTTAAGAACTCGCGATCGCACTCAGATAAAAATCAGAACCAAACGTCAGTGGTAGATCCGCTTCTGGATCAATAATCACCAACTGATTTTGAGTGTTGGTTGTCGTGGTGGTACCCGGTACTCTCCCCGTCAAAATCGTCGTGAGGATATCTGCTGGTTTCACAGATCTCCCTAAGACTGTATCAGCGATCGTCCGGGCAGCTGCGGTAATAGCGGCATCTTCTAGGCTCTGGCGCTTCGCCTCCTCAGGGGCTTTGGCAGTCACTAAAGGAGAGGTGACATTGAGGTTGCTGTAGGTTTGGCTGCC containing:
- the treY gene encoding malto-oligosyltrehalose synthase; translated protein: MRIPNATYRIQFNSAFGFEDARKITAYLANLGISDLYASPIFKARAGSSHGYDVVDPSQLNPELGPTEAFETLVQELQQHNMGWLQDIVPNHMAYDSENHYLMDVLENGPTSEYVEYFDIAWNFPFDENKDRILTPLLGDFYGRCLENGQIQLDYDATGLSVNYYSLKIPLKLESYAQFITHNLGRLTRALGRQNPDFVKLLGILYLLKNVPLEATGKQRQDQIAFVKGLLWELYNSNEEVKAFIEQNIQDFNGEAGNPESFNLLDSLLSDQFFRLSFWKVGAEEINYRRFFTVNELISIRVEELKVFNNTHNLICKLVEEGKFTGLRIDHIDGLYNPLQYLERLREKTGDTYITVEKILESGEELPRDWPIEGTSGYDYLNYVSGIFCKAENESRFDEIYAKLTRFRSTYADLVNENKRLILEKNLAGDIENLTQLLKNISGKYRYGNDFTINGLKRALAEILTIFPIYRTYVTQEGFSERDRPYITEVIDSAKERVPLLQNELNFIEKLLLLDYEDSLTQAEKDYWLYFVMRMQQYTGPLMAKGVEDTTLYVYNRLVSLNEVGGDPSHFGLSLEAFHEFNQKRQAKWPHAMNATATHDTKRGEDMRARLNVLSEIPDEWEQQVTHWSQMNRSQKVRRQREIMPDDNDEYFFYQTVVGAFPFQTDEFEQFVGRVKDYVIKAVREAKVHTAWLRPDAEYENAFSQFVDSVLQPAEDNPFLKELRPFQQRVAYYGMFNSLSQTLLKLASPGIPDLYQGTEFWELSLVDPDNRRPVNFEQRQAYLEDLKQKIATNVPDLISELLDSKEDGRIKLFLTFQGLQARNQAVELFRDGDYLPLKVTGQWQNHVVAFARRYQDQMAIAIAPRFLTEMIQPGEYPLTQQVWQDTAIELPSGAPTRWRNALTAQSLEANSTLLVGEVLQHFPVALLLS